From a region of the Chloroflexota bacterium genome:
- a CDS encoding alpha/beta fold hydrolase, which yields MKSPLWIEWLRKQPNAALRLFCFHYAGGTAQRAHQWTQQLAADVEICAVELPGRGKRFMEPAYTRIEHVLDDLIPAIKPLLEEKPFAFFGHSMGALVSYELSRRLQRDHQLQPQVLLVSGHAAPHIPRQSVIHQLPHQQFWDRLIQLNGTPKEVLQHPELLDLLTPILRADFAVCETYGYDDSLVLDCPMVVYGGQDDPSVAAEQLELWRNHTSNDCLVQIMAGDHFYLHNPSQHELQQHVNQQLQLMLSSANSVG from the coding sequence ATGAAATCGCCATTATGGATTGAGTGGTTGCGCAAGCAACCTAACGCCGCTCTGCGGCTCTTTTGTTTTCACTATGCTGGGGGCACGGCACAACGTGCCCACCAGTGGACTCAACAGCTCGCAGCGGATGTAGAAATTTGTGCTGTCGAACTGCCTGGCCGTGGCAAACGCTTCATGGAGCCAGCTTATACACGCATTGAGCACGTGCTTGATGATTTGATTCCAGCAATCAAACCGTTGCTGGAAGAAAAACCATTCGCCTTTTTTGGCCATAGCATGGGTGCTTTGGTCAGCTACGAACTTAGTCGGCGCTTGCAGCGGGATCATCAACTCCAGCCGCAAGTGCTCTTGGTTTCGGGCCATGCTGCGCCGCATATTCCACGCCAAAGCGTGATTCATCAATTGCCGCATCAGCAATTTTGGGATCGCTTGATTCAGCTCAATGGCACGCCCAAAGAGGTGTTGCAACACCCAGAATTGCTCGACTTGTTGACTCCGATTTTACGCGCCGATTTTGCCGTCTGCGAAACCTATGGGTACGACGACTCGCTTGTACTCGATTGCCCAATGGTCGTGTATGGCGGGCAAGATGATCCAAGTGTTGCCGCCGAGCAACTTGAATTATGGCGCAACCATACCAGCAATGATTGTTTAGTGCAGATTATGGCTGGCGATCATTTTTATTTACACAATCCATCGCAGCACGAGCTACAACAGCATGTCAACCAACAACTCCAACTTATGCTTAGTTCAGCCAATTCGGTAGGATAA
- a CDS encoding glycosyltransferase, with amino-acid sequence MRALFVLNPGIGHLNPMLPVAQILQEAGHDLAFATSPKMLPSINAKGFNTFAAGLNWLSSEMDQTFPEIFELPFAEQGQAILGSIFADAAAHPMVADLLNICQTWQPDLIVRNDFEFGSCVAAEILGIPQATISISYFLSAHALESLIGEELAYLRSTYGLAPYPTMDMLYPSLYLAFAPPSFQPKEIPTMESLRPLRFTRFSDGDLPAWVSQLPDRPTVYASMSSVFDTPTIFPMILEALRDEPINLILTVGTKQDPAQFGPQPANVYIEQYIPQALLFPYCDLFITHCPFATIMAAISHGMPLLMIPVAGEEPAGAMRAAELGLGKVLRLPKQPKEFFDQWVPEFSVESIRASVRELLQTTRYRKNAQRFQAEIQALPGPERVIELLTNLAHKP; translated from the coding sequence ATGCGTGCATTATTTGTTCTCAATCCTGGAATAGGTCATTTAAACCCCATGTTGCCAGTCGCGCAAATTTTGCAAGAGGCTGGCCATGATCTTGCCTTTGCTACATCACCGAAGATGTTACCAAGCATCAATGCCAAAGGGTTTAACACCTTCGCTGCTGGCTTAAACTGGCTTTCCTCCGAAATGGATCAAACGTTTCCTGAAATTTTCGAGCTACCGTTTGCCGAGCAAGGCCAAGCAATTTTGGGCAGCATTTTTGCCGATGCCGCCGCCCACCCCATGGTTGCCGATTTGCTGAATATCTGCCAAACATGGCAACCAGATCTGATTGTGCGCAACGATTTTGAGTTTGGCAGTTGTGTGGCTGCTGAGATCTTGGGCATTCCCCAAGCGACGATCAGCATTAGCTATTTTCTTTCGGCGCATGCGCTCGAATCGTTGATTGGCGAAGAATTAGCCTATTTGCGCAGTACCTATGGCCTTGCCCCTTACCCAACCATGGATATGCTCTATCCGTCGTTATATTTAGCCTTTGCCCCGCCATCATTCCAGCCCAAGGAAATTCCAACTATGGAATCGTTGCGGCCATTGCGCTTTACGCGGTTTAGCGATGGCGATTTACCAGCGTGGGTCAGCCAATTACCTGATCGGCCAACCGTCTATGCCTCAATGAGTTCAGTTTTCGATACACCAACGATCTTCCCAATGATTCTTGAGGCATTGCGCGACGAGCCGATTAACCTGATTTTGACCGTCGGAACCAAGCAAGATCCGGCGCAGTTTGGCCCCCAACCTGCGAATGTTTATATCGAGCAATACATTCCTCAAGCATTGCTATTTCCCTATTGCGATTTATTTATAACGCACTGTCCATTTGCCACAATCATGGCGGCAATCAGCCATGGCATGCCATTGCTGATGATTCCTGTTGCAGGTGAGGAGCCTGCTGGAGCCATGCGAGCCGCCGAACTTGGTTTAGGCAAAGTTTTACGCTTGCCCAAGCAACCCAAAGAATTTTTCGACCAATGGGTTCCTGAATTTTCGGTTGAGTCGATTCGGGCCAGCGTGCGTGAGTTACTACAAACCACGCGTTATCGCAAGAATGCCCAACGTTTTCAGGCCGAAATTCAAGCCCTACCTGGCCCTGAACGAGTGATTGAGCTATTAACCAATTTGGCGCACAAACCGTAA
- a CDS encoding TylF/MycF family methyltransferase, whose translation MANEAAQLYLDLLKRCIMGLVYEDQPLRNIVYEPFSINAPYTGPYSTFDREKRLNGHEWPSQAHTMLSMHRLNNIQSLVTDILEKQIPGDLIETGVWRGGATIFMRGILKAYNCNDRTVWVADSFQGFPKNEEEGLLGETESPGLPQDQHGPPPKPIQDILDLLWKGTAYDDVRQHFEQYGLLDDQVKFLKGWFCHTLHQAPIDNLALLRLDGDLYDSTYDALEALYPKVSQGGYVIVDDYATFEECYNAVHDYLESIGAEVTMQPIDEDSVFWQKL comes from the coding sequence ATGGCGAACGAAGCAGCCCAGCTTTATCTTGATCTACTGAAGCGCTGTATTATGGGCTTGGTGTATGAAGATCAGCCCTTACGCAATATTGTGTATGAGCCATTCAGTATTAACGCGCCCTACACTGGCCCGTATAGCACCTTTGACCGCGAAAAACGGCTCAATGGCCATGAATGGCCCAGCCAAGCCCATACCATGCTCAGCATGCATCGGCTTAACAATATTCAAAGCTTGGTCACCGATATTCTCGAAAAACAAATTCCAGGCGATTTGATCGAAACGGGAGTTTGGCGCGGCGGGGCGACGATCTTTATGCGTGGCATTCTCAAAGCCTACAATTGCAACGATCGCACAGTTTGGGTCGCCGATTCGTTTCAAGGCTTCCCCAAAAACGAAGAGGAAGGCCTGCTCGGCGAAACCGAATCGCCTGGCTTGCCCCAAGATCAGCATGGCCCACCGCCCAAGCCCATCCAAGACATTCTCGATCTGCTTTGGAAAGGCACAGCTTACGATGATGTGCGCCAACATTTCGAGCAATACGGCCTACTTGATGATCAGGTTAAGTTTCTCAAGGGCTGGTTTTGCCATACCCTACATCAAGCCCCAATCGACAATTTGGCGCTTTTACGGCTTGATGGCGACTTATATGATTCAACCTATGATGCCTTAGAAGCCTTGTATCCTAAAGTTTCTCAAGGTGGATATGTGATTGTTGATGATTATGCAACCTTCGAAGAGTGCTACAACGCCGTGCATGATTATCTTGAATCAATTGGCGCAGAAGTAACCATGCAGCCAATTGATGAAGACTCAGTTTTTTGGCAAAAGCTGTAG
- a CDS encoding lamin tail domain-containing protein, with product MRRWIWLLLLVGFLPRTAAAHNLCFVEVSNPYCLEEPFSDYWEDNGGLPVFGYPIAAAKAEANPDTGMSYHTQWLERNRFEVHPENAGTAYEVLLGLLGKERLQQLAREADPREAGPQAGCLWFEETGHNVCDQANGLGFKSYWQSHGLKIPGLDTYARSLQLFGLPLTGVNMETNANGDTVQTQWFERARLEWHPNNPDQFKVLLGLLGKEVYDNRWNIPQPMPTPTPIVTPTPAPPPPSFNNCQADPTVASNFPVRIVSVDKGAETVVIQNVSNAPVAIDGWKICSIRGNQLHTTLGGSLAAGETRTITSTATGPIWNNNDDDDASLYDAEGRLISFLEDEKSLP from the coding sequence ATGCGCCGTTGGATTTGGCTGTTGCTGCTTGTTGGTTTCTTGCCGCGAACTGCTGCTGCTCATAATTTGTGCTTTGTCGAAGTGAGCAACCCCTACTGTTTGGAAGAACCGTTCAGCGATTATTGGGAAGATAATGGCGGCCTGCCAGTATTTGGTTACCCAATTGCTGCTGCTAAAGCTGAAGCAAACCCTGATACTGGCATGAGCTACCATACCCAATGGCTCGAACGTAATCGTTTCGAGGTACACCCTGAGAATGCTGGCACGGCTTACGAGGTGCTGCTTGGTTTATTGGGCAAAGAACGCTTGCAACAACTTGCCCGCGAGGCTGACCCACGCGAGGCTGGGCCACAAGCAGGTTGTTTATGGTTTGAAGAAACTGGCCATAACGTTTGTGATCAGGCCAATGGGCTTGGTTTCAAAAGTTACTGGCAATCGCATGGTCTCAAAATTCCTGGCTTGGATACCTATGCCCGTTCGTTGCAATTGTTTGGTTTGCCTTTGACGGGCGTTAATATGGAAACCAACGCTAATGGCGATACGGTACAAACCCAATGGTTCGAGCGTGCGCGGCTCGAGTGGCATCCTAACAATCCTGATCAATTTAAGGTGTTGTTGGGATTGTTGGGCAAAGAAGTCTATGATAATCGCTGGAATATACCGCAACCAATGCCAACCCCAACGCCAATTGTCACGCCTACTCCCGCACCGCCACCACCATCATTTAATAATTGTCAGGCTGATCCAACCGTCGCTAGCAATTTCCCAGTGAGAATTGTCAGCGTGGATAAAGGTGCCGAAACTGTTGTGATTCAAAATGTGAGCAATGCGCCAGTGGCGATTGATGGCTGGAAAATCTGTAGCATTCGTGGCAATCAGTTGCATACAACCTTGGGTGGTAGCTTGGCTGCTGGCGAAACCCGCACGATTACTTCAACTGCAACAGGGCCAATTTGGAACAACAACGATGATGATGATGCTTCGTTGTATGATGCTGAAGGCCGTTTAATTTCATTTTTGGAAGATGAAAAAAGTTTGCCATAG
- a CDS encoding GNAT family N-acetyltransferase — protein MSLEHRIYTLREATTADLAGARQLMLRTFEHDFGYGYITKWHADVDNLAEAYLDNPRQVLFVAVVGASNEVVGTCAVRTGGPKPPYKPEWLVERYSNAATAQLVRVYVDQAHRRAGLARRLVSLTRDWILHEGTYRTIYLHTNPAIAGAEQFWRSLPTSEIYDDRPDQGEFQNIHFEMDHTTPII, from the coding sequence ATGAGCCTTGAGCATAGGATCTATACGCTGCGTGAAGCCACCACCGCCGATTTAGCTGGCGCACGCCAGTTGATGTTGCGCACATTTGAGCACGATTTTGGCTATGGCTATATCACCAAATGGCATGCTGATGTTGATAATTTAGCCGAAGCCTATTTGGATAATCCCCGCCAAGTGTTGTTTGTGGCGGTCGTCGGCGCGAGCAACGAGGTTGTCGGCACATGCGCCGTGCGAACTGGCGGCCCTAAGCCACCCTACAAACCAGAATGGTTGGTCGAACGCTATAGCAATGCCGCAACCGCCCAACTTGTGCGGGTTTATGTTGATCAAGCTCATCGGCGGGCTGGCTTGGCTCGCCGTTTGGTCAGCCTAACCCGCGATTGGATTTTGCACGAAGGCACATATCGCACGATTTATTTGCATACCAACCCCGCAATTGCTGGAGCCGAGCAATTTTGGCGTTCGCTCCCAACCAGCGAAATCTACGATGATCGGCCTGATCAGGGCGAATTTCAAAATATCCACTTTGAAATGGATCATACAACGCCAATCATTTAA
- a CDS encoding YigZ family protein: protein MTPTRYQIPAAEHEFEQDIKHSRFIATVVHAPSLAEAKQAIATIAARYPDATHNCWAFQIGLGPQADIGSSDDGEPAGTAGRPMLQVLQGSGIGDIAAVVTRYFGGIKLGSGGLVRAYSGTLQKALNDLPTKEQVIRRTGMVTINYNQYELLRRLLNTFDPVIESEDFASDITLMLALPQDRWQECAAAIRELTYAESELIALDD from the coding sequence ATGACTCCAACTCGTTATCAAATTCCGGCAGCTGAGCATGAATTTGAACAAGATATCAAACATTCACGCTTTATTGCGACGGTTGTGCATGCACCAAGTTTAGCTGAAGCCAAACAAGCGATTGCCACGATTGCCGCGCGTTATCCGGACGCAACCCATAATTGTTGGGCGTTTCAAATTGGGCTTGGCCCGCAAGCCGATATTGGCTCATCCGATGATGGTGAGCCTGCTGGCACGGCTGGTCGTCCGATGTTGCAAGTGTTGCAAGGCAGTGGTATTGGCGATATTGCAGCAGTCGTAACTCGCTATTTTGGCGGAATCAAATTAGGCAGTGGCGGCTTGGTTCGAGCATATAGCGGAACCTTACAAAAAGCCCTCAATGATTTACCAACCAAAGAGCAAGTCATTCGGCGCACTGGTATGGTGACGATTAATTACAATCAATACGAATTATTGCGGCGTTTGCTGAATACATTTGATCCTGTGATTGAAAGTGAAGATTTTGCCAGCGATATTACCTTGATGCTGGCATTGCCTCAAGATCGCTGGCAAGAATGTGCGGCGGCTATTCGTGAATTAACCTATGCTGAAAGCGAATTAATCGCGCTTGATGATTAA